A stretch of the Halomonas sp. BDJS001 genome encodes the following:
- a CDS encoding aminoglycoside adenylyltransferase domain-containing protein: MGLKAATGDIASKDVAVEWAKGQLAKEHAALLDYA; the protein is encoded by the coding sequence ATGGGGCTAAAGGCAGCAACGGGTGATATTGCTTCAAAAGATGTCGCGGTGGAGTGGGCAAAAGGCCAACTAGCAAAGGAACACGCAGCTTTATTGGACTACGCTTAG
- a CDS encoding glutathione S-transferase family protein produces MLKAVHSLRRYYFRIRRHCYLLGDQFTYADILMVAALSQVPHTNLLDMFPNVISGLTRCHDRPAWHKCLYAYNRRLAVSVAFAAWRSLSVLAQLKVTHAIHRRVG; encoded by the coding sequence TTGCTGAAAGCAGTTCACTCATTACGGCGGTATTATTTTCGAATTAGGCGCCATTGTTATTTACTTGGCGACCAGTTCACCTATGCAGACATTCTCATGGTTGCTGCATTAAGTCAGGTACCGCATACAAACCTTCTAGATATGTTTCCGAATGTGATTTCCGGCTTAACGCGCTGCCACGACCGGCCAGCGTGGCATAAATGCCTCTATGCGTACAATCGCCGCTTGGCCGTGTCAGTAGCCTTCGCCGCTTGGCGAAGTTTGTCAGTGCTGGCGCAGCTCAAAGTCACCCATGCAATACATAGGAGAGTGGGGTAA